One part of the Phragmites australis chromosome 3, lpPhrAust1.1, whole genome shotgun sequence genome encodes these proteins:
- the LOC133910734 gene encoding receptor-like protein 35, translated as MENQTSRLRLHDTSLLFLLLLLVHTMPADQASALLRLNLTSNDFCGASLPPSGFERLVELTHLNLSNNSFAGQVPVGIGNLIKLVSLIKLV; from the exons ATGGAAAACCAAACGAGTCGTCTCCGCCTTCACGACacctccctcctcttcctcctcctcctcctcgtacACACCATGCCGGCCGACCAGGCCTCCGCGCTGCTGCGGCTGAA CCTCACAAGCAACGACTTTTGCGGTGCCAGTCTCCCGCCGTCCGGGTTCGAGCGGCTCGTCGAGCTCACCCACCTTAACCTCTCCAACAACAGCTTTGCCGGCCAGGTACCCGTCGGAATCGGCAACTTGATCAAGCTCGTGTCGCTAATCAAGCTTGTGTGA
- the LOC133911215 gene encoding uncharacterized protein LOC133911215 isoform X1, which yields MGRLSAKSDYESLRDSRISENMARMEMLGLRRCAGELSDIASASASCRRAAGSGSPRKNPRPRVMSMTPLRRSSRLVAATPTGSASTHRRSARLNGQDVQHKALPPKGALSKLAAVAAAAEEEEESEDEEKAVVVVDKERVQALQERRCDSKGRGGVYDPVLGICCHFCRQKKLCGEEDCKRCGEGDLKQPCLGKTECSSCHSSQGILCRACLKVRYGEEMEEVRKNKNWMCPHCIEEKGIKKFWICNSSICLKRKKIAPTGIAIYDAREQGYESVAHLLMDRLKRQAF from the exons ATGGGGAGGCTCAGCGCCAAGTCCGACTACGAGAGCCTCCGCGACTCTCGCATCTCCGAGAACATG GCCCGGATGGAGATGCTCGGCCTGCGCCGCTGCGCGGGGGAGCTCAGCGACATCGCctccgcctcggcctcctgccgccGCGCGGCCGGGAGCGGCAGCCCCCGGAAGAATCCCAGGCCGCGGGTCATGAGCATGACCCCGCTCCGCCGCTCCAGCCGCCTCGTCGCTGCGACGCCGACCGGCTCCGCGTCCACCCACCGCCGCTCCGCGCGGCTGAACGGGCAGGACGTGCAGCACAAGGCGCTGCCTCCCAAAG GGGCTTTGAGTAAATTGGccgcagtggcggcggcggcggaggaggaggaggagtcagAGGACGAAGAGAAAGCAGTGGTGGTGGTCGACAAGGAGAGGGTGCAGGCGCTGCAGGAGAGGCGGTGCGACAGCAAGGGGAGAGGGGGCGTGTACGACCCTGTTCTTGGGATCTGCTGCCATTTCTGCAG GCAGAAGAAATTGTGCGGAGAGGAGGACTGCAAGCGCTGCGGGGAAGGAGACCTGAAGCAGCCATGCTTAG GCAAGACGGAGTGCTCATCTTGCCATTCTTCGCAAGGGATACTCTGCCGTGCTTGCCTGAAAGTGAGGTACGGAGAAG AGATGGAAGAagtgaggaagaacaagaaCTGGATGTGTCCTCACTGCATCGAGGAGAAGGGTATCAAGAAGTTCTGGATATGCAACAG CTCCATCTGcttgaagaggaagaagatagCACCGACTGGGATTGCCATATATGACG CAAGGGAGCAAGGATACGAGTCAGTTGCTCACCTTCTCATGGACAGGCTAAAGCGCCAAGCATTCTGA
- the LOC133911215 gene encoding uncharacterized protein LOC133911215 isoform X2, which translates to MEMLGLRRCAGELSDIASASASCRRAAGSGSPRKNPRPRVMSMTPLRRSSRLVAATPTGSASTHRRSARLNGQDVQHKALPPKGALSKLAAVAAAAEEEEESEDEEKAVVVVDKERVQALQERRCDSKGRGGVYDPVLGICCHFCRQKKLCGEEDCKRCGEGDLKQPCLGKTECSSCHSSQGILCRACLKVRYGEEMEEVRKNKNWMCPHCIEEKGIKKFWICNSSICLKRKKIAPTGIAIYDAREQGYESVAHLLMDRLKRQAF; encoded by the exons ATGGAGATGCTCGGCCTGCGCCGCTGCGCGGGGGAGCTCAGCGACATCGCctccgcctcggcctcctgccgccGCGCGGCCGGGAGCGGCAGCCCCCGGAAGAATCCCAGGCCGCGGGTCATGAGCATGACCCCGCTCCGCCGCTCCAGCCGCCTCGTCGCTGCGACGCCGACCGGCTCCGCGTCCACCCACCGCCGCTCCGCGCGGCTGAACGGGCAGGACGTGCAGCACAAGGCGCTGCCTCCCAAAG GGGCTTTGAGTAAATTGGccgcagtggcggcggcggcggaggaggaggaggagtcagAGGACGAAGAGAAAGCAGTGGTGGTGGTCGACAAGGAGAGGGTGCAGGCGCTGCAGGAGAGGCGGTGCGACAGCAAGGGGAGAGGGGGCGTGTACGACCCTGTTCTTGGGATCTGCTGCCATTTCTGCAG GCAGAAGAAATTGTGCGGAGAGGAGGACTGCAAGCGCTGCGGGGAAGGAGACCTGAAGCAGCCATGCTTAG GCAAGACGGAGTGCTCATCTTGCCATTCTTCGCAAGGGATACTCTGCCGTGCTTGCCTGAAAGTGAGGTACGGAGAAG AGATGGAAGAagtgaggaagaacaagaaCTGGATGTGTCCTCACTGCATCGAGGAGAAGGGTATCAAGAAGTTCTGGATATGCAACAG CTCCATCTGcttgaagaggaagaagatagCACCGACTGGGATTGCCATATATGACG CAAGGGAGCAAGGATACGAGTCAGTTGCTCACCTTCTCATGGACAGGCTAAAGCGCCAAGCATTCTGA